A DNA window from Ctenopharyngodon idella isolate HZGC_01 chromosome 10, HZGC01, whole genome shotgun sequence contains the following coding sequences:
- the LOC127520003 gene encoding uncharacterized protein LOC127520003 isoform X1, which translates to MKIIQLQLYVLICCQAAVADQLTDLGSNVSINCDLDENEVYWILLKTPDPPTVILRSLPTPLSPFYSNKTFRKKYSVQFKHCLVINNVTADELGVYYCMKTGTPLRFSNSTRLYFNESTRLTECHNHTVVENQTQWPIIIIISGLMIGLLVIVLIGLLKVLVIGKRRSTEQSQLNTDLQQMQVIEEHQDQLQYAEVDFTKLRRNIRFSQINSTYTALNLPKS; encoded by the exons ATGAAGATCATTCAGCTTCAGCTCT ATGTATTAATCTGTTGTCAAGCAGCAGTAGCAGATCAACTAACAGATTTGGGATCAAATGTGTCCATAAACTGTGATCTTGATGAAAATGAGGTTTATTGGATTTTACTGAAAACACCAGATCCTCCAACAGTGATTCTACGATCATTACCAACACCACTAtcacctttttactcaaataaaacattcagaaaaaaatattcagtgcAATTTAAACATTGTCTGGTTATAAATAATGTGACTGCTGAtgaattaggagtttattactGTATGAAAACAGGCACACCTCTAAGATTCAGCAACAGCACCAGACTGTACTTCAATG AATCAACTCGACTAACTGAGTGTCACAATCATACAGTTGTGGAGAATCAAACACAATGGCCGATTATTATCATCATATCTGGTCTGATGATCGGGCTTCTAGTCATTGTGCTGATCG gactattaaaagttttagtcattGGAAAAAGAAGGTCCACAGAACAATCACAACTCAACACTGATCTACAGCAGATGCAAGTTATAGAAGAGCATCAGGACCAACTAcag TACGCTGAGGTAGATTTTACCAAGCTGCGTAGAAATATTCGGTTCAGCCAAATCAACAGCACCTATACCGCACTAAACCTGCCAAAGTCATAA
- the LOC127520003 gene encoding uncharacterized protein LOC127520003 isoform X2 translates to MKIIQLQLYVLICCQAAVADQLTDLGSNVSINCDLDENEVYWILLKTPDPPTVILRSLPTPLSPFYSNKTFRKKYSVQFKHCLVINNVTADELGVYYCMKTGTPLRFSNSTRLYFNESTRLTECHNHTVVENQTQWPIIIIISGLMIGLLVIVLIGLLKVLVIGKRRSTEQSQLNTDLQQMQVIEEHQDQLQNQLN, encoded by the exons ATGAAGATCATTCAGCTTCAGCTCT ATGTATTAATCTGTTGTCAAGCAGCAGTAGCAGATCAACTAACAGATTTGGGATCAAATGTGTCCATAAACTGTGATCTTGATGAAAATGAGGTTTATTGGATTTTACTGAAAACACCAGATCCTCCAACAGTGATTCTACGATCATTACCAACACCACTAtcacctttttactcaaataaaacattcagaaaaaaatattcagtgcAATTTAAACATTGTCTGGTTATAAATAATGTGACTGCTGAtgaattaggagtttattactGTATGAAAACAGGCACACCTCTAAGATTCAGCAACAGCACCAGACTGTACTTCAATG AATCAACTCGACTAACTGAGTGTCACAATCATACAGTTGTGGAGAATCAAACACAATGGCCGATTATTATCATCATATCTGGTCTGATGATCGGGCTTCTAGTCATTGTGCTGATCG gactattaaaagttttagtcattGGAAAAAGAAGGTCCACAGAACAATCACAACTCAACACTGATCTACAGCAGATGCAAGTTATAGAAGAGCATCAGGACCAACTAcag AATCAGCTCAACTAA